The following are encoded in a window of Phaseolus vulgaris cultivar G19833 chromosome 3, P. vulgaris v2.0, whole genome shotgun sequence genomic DNA:
- the LOC137807793 gene encoding protein NRT1/ PTR FAMILY 4.6-like, producing the protein MEEAQVPVLEGYVDWKNRPAIKGRHGGMFAASFVLAAEVLENLAYLANASNLVLYLSKFMHFSPSTSANIVTEFMGTSFLLAILGGFLADAFITTYSIYLISAAIEFMGLLMLTIQAHKPSLKPPNCVMGITDSPCHKIYGGDSVMLFAGLYLVALGVGGIKGSLPPHGAEQFDENTPEGRKQRSAFFNYFVFSLSCGALIAVTFVVWIEDNKGWQWGLGVSTASILLSIPVFLLGSLKYRTKIPTGSPITSMFKVLVAAICNNCKSRNSSNVVISMATSPSHTTERENGEESRSREEVPGQTLTESLKFLNKAVIEPVHPILECTVKEVEEVKIVIRIIPIFMSTIMLNCCLAQLSTFSVQQSATMNTMLGSFKVPPASLPVFPVVFIMILAPLYNHIIVPFARKVTNTEMGITHLQRIGTGLFLSIVAMAVAALVETKRKKTAAKFGLLDSTKPLPITFLWVALQYIFLGSADLFTLAGMMEFFFTEAPWSMRSLATALSWASLAMGYFFSTLLVSTINKMTGAIGHTPWLLGANLNHYHLERFYWLMCVLSVLNFVNFLFWANSYKYKHSAKPGY; encoded by the exons ATG GAAGAAGCACAGGTGCCCGTACTGGAAGGGTATGTAGATTGGAAGAACAGGCCAGCCATCAAAGGACGTCATGGTGGCATGTTTGCAGCCTCCTTTGTTTTAG CTGCGGAGGTATTGGAGAACCTAGCATATCTTGCCAATGCAAGCAACCTTGTTTTATATCTGTCCAAGTTTATGCACTTTTCACCATCCACCTCTGCCAACATTGTCACTGAGTTCATGGGAACATCCTTCCTCCTTGCTATTCTTGGGGGGTTTCTGGCCGATGCCTTTATCACTACTTACTCCATCTATCTCATAAGTGCTGCTATAGAATTTATG GGTTTACTAATGCTCACAATACAAGCACACAAGCCATCACTGAAACCACCAAACTGCGTTATGGGAATCACCGACAGTCCATGCCATAAAATTTATGGTGGGGACTCAGTAATGCTATTCGCAGGCCTGTATCTAGTGGCTCTGGGCGTAGGGGGTATAAAAGGTTCACTTCCTCCTCATGGGGCTGAGCAGTTTGATGAGAATACCCCAGAGGGAAGGAAGCAGAGATCTGCATTTTTCAATTACTTTGTTTTCAGCCTGTCATGTGGAGCATTAATTGCAGTGACTTTTGTGGTATGGATTGAAGACAATAAGGGATGGCAGTGGGGTTTAGGAGTCTCAACTGCTTCAATACTTCTCTCCATCCCAGTTTTTCTTCTTGGTTCACTCAAGTACAGGACCAAGATTCCAACGGGGAGCCCCATTACATCCATGTTCAAG GTTCTTGTTGCAGCAATATGCAACAACTGCAAATCCAGGAATTCAAGCAATGTTGTCATAAGCATGGCCACAAGTCCATCCCATACAACTGAAAGGGAAAATGGAGAAGAAAGTAGGAGTAGAGAAGAGGTTCCAGGCCAAACTCTAACTGAGAGCCTTAAATTCCTTAACAAAGCAGTGATAGAACCAGTTCACCCAATTTTAGAGTGCACTGTAAAGGAAGTGGAAGAGGTGAAGATTGTGATAAGGATTATTCCCATATTTATGTCCACCATAATGCTAAACTGTTGTCTAGCTCAGCTATCTACATTTTCAGTCCAACAGTCAGCCACTATGAACACCATGCTTGGTTCCTTCAAGGTCCCACCAGCTTCTCTACCAGTGTTCCCTGTCGTCTTCATCATGATCCTTGCCCCACTCTACAACCACATCATTGTTCCATTTGCTAGAAAAGTAACCAACACTGAAATGGGGATCACACATCTACAAAGAATAGGGACAGGCCTATTCCTCTCCATTGTGGCAATGGCTGTGGCAGCTTTGGTGGAAACGAAGAGAAAGAAAACAGCTGCAAAGTTTGGTTTGTTGGACTCAACCAAACCCCTCCCAATAACATTCCTTTGGGTGGCCTTACAATACATTTTTCTTGGTTCAGCTGATCTTTTCACTTTGGCTGGCATGATGGAGTTCTTCTTCACAGAGGCACCGTGGAGCATGAGGTCCTTGGCAACAGCACTCTCATGGGCCTCACTGGCCATGGGGTACTTCTTCAGCACACTTCTTGTGTCCACCATCAACAAGATGACAGGAGCTATTGGACACACACCATGGCTTTTGGGTGCCAACTTGAATCATTATCACCTTGAGAGGTTTTACTGGTTGATGTGTGTTCTCAGTGTACTCAACTTCGTTAATTTTCTCTTCTGGGCCAATTCCTACAAATACAAACATTCAGCAAAGCCTGGATACTAG